Below is a genomic region from Bartonella harrusi.
ACCTACATTCTTTCATCACAATTTTCCATAAACGACACATGCAACAGCACAGCTCCCACACAATAAAAGAAAACAGACAAACACCAAAAAATTGCACCATCTTTTTATTTTCAACGTGTTTTTTAATTTCATTTATACGAATAATGAAATTTGCTAACCAACACTTCACAATGTTCACAAAATTATATTAAGACAAATATGAGCCATAAAAAAATAAAATGTGATACTTTAATGTACATAATTTTAGAAGAAAAACCAGACTTAAACTTATAAAAATAACAGACTCATGACAAAGTAGTATTCAAAAACAGAAGTCCCCATATCCAACAATATATTTATACAGAACAGTCATTGATCAATTTTGCATAGAGAGTTAAACTCTTTACTACAATAAGATTCATCTATCTCAATCCTTTTATGACAATGCAAGAAAAACCATTTGCTTTCTCATGATGAGAGGAAACAATATATAAAAAACACTTTAAGATAAAGAATAAATAGTTCTCATAGATCATCTGAATACGAAAGCAGATGCAATTTTAAGTCCGCAAAAAGAATAAAAGCACGGTTATCATGGTAATATACTCTTTGCATTTGAGTAAATTTGTATGTTTTTATTGCTTTATTTGATTACGCAGCATCTTAACACGTCATCCTTTAAATATAGCGATTATCTAAAAAAGCACACTGTTTAAGTTGATATCTTTTGCTATTCTTCTACTTTGCAAATATTGCCTATGTAAATGCCTCAGCCCCCACAGCCCATTGAAATTAACCAAAGAGCGAGAAAGACTATTCCGAAAGAATATGTGTCATGTTACTTCTAATTCCTCAAGTGTATATCCATTCTCCAACCATTCTTTAATCCACTTAGGTCTACGCCCACGCCCATTCCACAATTCCCATTGGTTATTGGGATTTCTATAGTAACGTTCTTTATTCACAAGATCAGCGATGTTAATTCCATGTGCACTAGCGATTTCAAGAATTTTTCGCCGTGCATTTTGCTTTTCTTTTGCTTGCCGTTTTTTTAATTCCACCTCAATTTGGGTACGCATCTCTTGTAGTTCATCAAAATTCATATTTTTAAGATTATTCACCTTATCACTCCCCTTGCAAAAAAAGAATTTCACTTTGCCATATTTTTAACACAATTATAGACGATTTTTGTCTATTTGTTATCGAAATTTAAATTACGATAAATATATCACTTAACGGAGATGTGTTTTGAACCACGAAGAATTATTTATTTGTGTCTCAGCTCTCACAACCATATCCTTTTCCAGTTTGACTACTGAAATTGGTGAGTGGAACGTGCAAACCCAATCACACCTCTCCGACTCTTACGAACCAGTAGTCGAAAGTGAATATAAATCGCCATTTTATAAACTATGGCAACACACAATAAAGGGCAAGTCCTCTGCCTGTAATGATAATACGATTTATCCTAACAAGCAGGGCTTTTTTTACATACATCGCTTTACTCCTTCATATTATTATTCCTCAAAAAGTTTTAAACAATCAGGAAATACTGCAAAATTAGCCTCAATAATTCCCCCAAAAGGGTTATTGTTTTGGCAAAAGCTCTCTTTCGGTAAACAGAATAACCGTAATGCTTTCTGGTGGAATGTGTACAACTTTACATCACAAATTTATATCATGAATTGGATATTATCTTGTATTAAAAATCTTCTCAAAAGAAGTAAGATTTACAGTTACAAAGCGTATTTTAAACTAAACAATTTCACTTCGCAAATCTATACAAATATGATGTGGCAACAATCAGAAAAGTCACATGGAATTCACATCAATAAGATTTTGTATCATCGGGTGTGCTGCTTATGACTCTTCAAAATTTCATGACACTTGCTGCTGTGTGCGCATCTACTGTACATCCCCCAACATTTTTAACTGTTGCTATGCAAGAATCTAAAGATGACATTCGTGCAATAAATATGCGTGATCATTATACATTATCCTATAAATTCTCTACATTGAAAGAAGCGATCAAAACATCTGAATGCCTTGAACAAAATAGGCATAATTTTGACATAAATTGGGGACAATTTAATGTTCGAAATTTGAAATGGCTTGGTGTTTCTTTCTCTGATGTCTTTTATCCATGCAAAGATCTTAAAGTTGTACGAACTGCTTTAACGCATAGCTATGAGCAGAAAACATCAAAGTACAATTCTGAACGAACTGAATTACAATCCGTGATCAATTTTTATAACTTGGAAAATTTCAGAAGTGGCTTTACTGGTACTTATATCCCAAAAACTGCCTTCTATGTCGAAGGAGAAGCTTCGGTACTTATAAGTGAAGAATCGCAAGAATCTGCAAAGCTTCATACAAGGAAGCAAGAGCAGCATATTAACACAGATGCACTTCCTCCTCCCTCAGAAGAATTAGCAGATGTATTTACACATAAAGCAAGCGGTGTGCGTGATGCTTTTGTAGAAGAAGGTCTTTCTTCATTAGAAAGGCAACAGGAGTAACACAGTCATCGCATTTATGAATTAGGACTATAATTTTGATAAGATATAGTAATGAAAGGTAGATAAAGGGATATTAAAGCTCTAAATTGGAAGATTATATGAAATTTTTTCTAATTGAGGGCACAAATAATGAAAATGATAGAGCAAAACAGTGTTGATATCGCATTCAGTCAAAAGGCAGCACGTGAGATTACAATTGTGATGCGTTCAGAAAGAGAGTGGTATTTCACATTTGTTGCAGATGATCCGATAACCGGAAAACCAAATAAGTATACGCTTCTTACACAAAGAGGGAAATTAAGAACTTGGGCTGATCCAAAATATCTCTTTAAATTTCTTCATGAAAGAGGTGTTTTTTATGGTAATTTTGAACTTAATCAGGACGAAAAACATGAAACAAACAAATACTCTTCTAACAATAGTTCGTAATAGAAGCATTGCGACTGCCGCGGCTGTCACTGTATTTTTGATGGTACATCCTTTATATGCTCAAGCCCAAAATTTAAATAATGCAAAAACAGTTCTAGAAAAGTTCCAAGAAGAATTGGGTAAAATTATCCCTGTTGCTGCCGCTGTCATCCTTTTGTGCTTAGCAATTGGCTATGCAGGACGCTATATTGAAAAAGATACATTTGTACGATGGGCAATTGGTGTGGTCATCGCTGGTTCTGCAGCCGAAATTGCTAATATGTTATTCAAAGTAGCATAATGAAAATAAATCATAAAGTTGTGTGCTATGGAATACTCTTTTTATTCAAAAAATAAAGATTTCAATGATTTTTTCCATGTCAATATAAACTATTACTTATAACAAGAAACAAAAAGCTATTTGCGCTAACAACACTCTAAATAAAGGCAAATAATATGAAACAGTTAAATACTCTTCAAACAGCAATAAGTAAGAGATCTAACGCAATTGTTGCGGCAACAAGTGCGTTTTTTATAACACATTCTGCGCATGCCCAAGCAGCGGGTTTAAACAATGCAAAAAAAGCTCTGGATGAATTCAAGAAGCAATTAGATATAATTATTCCTATTGGTGCTGCTGTTATACTGTTATGCTTAGCAATTGGCTATGCGGGACGCTATATTGAAAAAGATACATTTGTACGATGGGCAATTGGCGTTGTTATCGCAGGTTCAGCAGTTGAAATTGCTAAGTTGTTATTTACGGGTGCTGCATAAATTTATTGAAACAAGAAAGGTTCTTTTCATGCAAAGAAGCGCTTGAAGATTCGTGACTTCATGCATATCAAGAGGAGTTTTTCTTCTCTTACAGAGAAGATTATTTTCATGTCAACATAATCTATTAGGTTAAACAATATGAAACGATTACTGAATTTCCAATTAAAGAGTAATGATATAACAAACATAATTGCTGCAACTATAACTGTATTTTTTATAAGCAATCCTGTATATGCTCAACAAGCAACTCTAGACAAAGCACAAAAAGCTTTAGAAGCTCTAAAAAAAGATCTCATTGATAAAATTATTCCTCTTGCTGCTGCTGTTATCCTTTTATGTTTAGCAATTGGTTATGCAGGGCGCTATATCGAAAAAGATACATTTGTACGATGGGCAATTGGCGTTGTCATCGCTGGTTCAGCAGCTGAAATTGCCACGATGTTGTTTAAGTCATAGTGTGTTTATTGCAATAAATAATAATACAAAATGTGAAAAATTACCGATAGTTTCACTTGCGTTGAGAATATAAGATCCTTAAGAGTAAAACATGAAACAGTTCAATAATTTTCAATTAAAAAATAGCAACAGATTTGTTGTAATCTTCGCGTCTATAACGGTATTTTGTATGTCTCACCCTGCATATGCAGAGCTAAAAAATGCTAAGAATGCTTTAGAAAAACTAAAGGCTGAACTCATTGATAAAATTATTCCTCTTGCTGCTGCTGTTATTCTTTTATGTTTAGCAATTGGCTATGCAGGGCGCTATATCGAAAAAGATACATTTGTACGATGGGCGATTGGTGTCATCATTGCTGGTTCAGCAACCCAAATTGCTACCCTGTTGTTTACAGGTAAGTGAAGCCAATTATGAAATTGGCACGATGCATGATATTTTAAAAAACATATCAATTGGTTTAGATGTGTTTTTAAAATTCTGCTTATATTACAAAGGGGATATTACTTATGGCGATTTCAGTCATAATAAGGATAAAAAATATGGAACAATTAAATATTCTTCAAGCAAAAATGAGCAAAAGGATTCATACTCTTGTTATAATACCAATAATGCTTTTAATGACTCAAGTTGCATATAGTCAAACAAAAAACAGGTCCATAGATATTTTTATAGGTATGCAATATGGGTTAAGTATGGTTATTCCCATTGTTGGTGCTGTTCTTCTTTTATTACTGTTACTTATTTATTTGTTTCGCATCATCTCAAAAGCTACGTTCATACGATGGTCATTCAGTGTTATCATGGCAAGCGCAGCGTTTTATATTAGCAGTCTCTTGTTTTACATCAACTAACCGGAGCAACGCATGAAACTGAAAAAACATGAAGCATTTCCTTTATTTAAGGGCGCAACCCGTGTTCCAACAATTTGGGGTGTGCCCATGATGCCACTTATTGTTATGGTTACAGGTGTCGCTACTGTTGCTATGACAGTAAATATCTTTTTGTGGTTAATTGCACCGCCGTTATGGTTCATTATGGTGCAAATTACCAAGAATGATGATAAAGCATTCCGTATCTGGTGGTTGTGGATTGATACCAAATTTCGCAACCGTAACAAAGACTTTTGGGGCGCCTCAAGTTACAGTCCCTCTAATTACCGCAAAAGGAGATAAATATGACCGCTGTTGAAAGCAGCAAGCGTCTCGCTTCAGAGACGCCAGTAAGTCTGTTCATACCCTATTCCCATCACATTACAGATACGATCATCTCTACGAAAAATGCAGAATATTTATCAATCTGGAAGATTGATGGACGTTCGCATCAAAGTGCTTCGGAGGAAGATATTTTTCAGTGGGTAAAAGAGCTCAACAATACTTTGCGCGGTATTGCATCAGCGAATTTGTCACTATGGACTCATATTGTACGCCGACGCGTTTACGAATATCCCGATTCAACCTTTGATCAAATGTTTTGCTATCAGCTTGATGAAAAATACCAGCAAAGCTTTACGGGTTATAATTTGATGGTCAATGATCTGTATTTGACTGTTGTTTTCCAACCGATAGCTGATAAAGTTATGTCATTTTTTTCCCAGCATGAACGTGAAACGCTTGATCAAAAAAGGATGCGGCAGGAAGCATGTATCAAAGCTCTCAATGATATTAACAACACCTTAGGTCAGTCACTAAAACGTTACGGAGCAGAACTTCTTGGTGCTTATAAAAAAATGGACGCGCTTACTCTTCAGCGCTCGAATTTCTCGCCATGCTTGTTAATGGCGAATACCGCCCTATGCCGGTCTGCTACGATCGTTTTGCCGACTACATGTCTATCAATCGACCTTTTTTCTCAAAATGGGGAGCTCTTGGTGAATTGCGTACCGCCAGTGGAATGCGCCGATTTGGTATGGTGGAAATTAAGGAATATGATATAACGACGAGACCAGGTCAACTGAATGTTTTGCTGGAAAGTGATTTCGAATTCGTGTTAACCCAAAGTTTTTCTGTGCTCTCACGACATGCTGCCAAGGATTATTTACAGCGGCATCAGCGTAATCTTATCGATGCACGAGATGTAGCAACGAGCCAAATTGAGCAAATTGACGAAGCACTGAATCAGCTTGTCAGTGGACATTTTGTTATGGGTGAGCATCATTGTACATTAACCATCTATGGTGACACAGTTCAACAAGTTCGTGACCATATGGCAAAAGCAAGTGCCGCCTTGTTAGACGTTGCCGTACTACCCAAACCTGTCGATTTAGCCATAGAGGCTGGTTATTGGGCACAACTTCCAGCAAATTGGAAATGGCGGCCACGTCCTGCGCCGATTACATCACTAAACTTTCTGTCATTCTCATCCTTTCACAATTTTATGTCGGGTAAACCGACGGGAAACCCATGGGGACCAGCAGTTACAATTCTTAAAACAACAAGTAAAACACCGCTTTATTTCAATTTTCATGCCTCCACACTTGAAGAAGATTCAACAGACAAACGGTTGCTTGGAAATACCGCACTCATTGGGCAATCTGGTTCTGGTAAAACTGTTCTTCTTGGATTTCTGTTAGCACAAGCACAAAAATTCAAACCAACGACTGTTGTTTTTGATAAAGATCGTGGCATGGAAATTGCTATCCGAGCGATGGGAGGTCGATATCTATCATTTAAAGCTGGTAAAGCAAGCGGTTTCAACCCATTTCAACTTCCCCCCACACAAGATAATCTGATTTTTCTCAAACAATTTGTTAAAAAATTAGCAGAAGCTGGTGGTGAAGTCACACACCACGATGAAGAGGAAATTAACCAAGCTGTCACATCTATTATGAGCAATAACATCGATAGATCGCTGCGTCGTTTGTCTTTTTTGATACAGTTCTTACCAAATCCGCATCAGAGCGATTATAAAGCACATCCATCAGTACACGCTCGCTTAATAAAATGGTGTGAAGGCGGTGATTATGGATGGTTATTTGATAATCCCAATGATGCGCTTGATCTCTCGACACATCAAATTTACGGTTTTGATATTACCGAATTCTTAGATAATCCAGAAACCCGTACCCCAGTTATGATGTATTTGCTTTACCGCACGGAAGGAATGATTAGCGGGCAGCGATTTATGTATATCTTCGATGAGTTTTGGAAACCTTTACAAGATCCGTATTTTGAAGATTTGGCAAAAAACAAACAAAAGACGATCCGTAAACAAAATGGTATTTTTGTTTACGCAACACAAGAACCTGGTGATGCCCTAGAAAGTAATATCGCCAAAACGCTTATTCAGCAGTGTGCAACTTACATTTTTCTAGCCAATCCCAAAGCAAATTATGAAGATTATACAGAAGGCTTTAAACTGACAGATGCTGAATTTGAATTGATCAAAGGACTTGGTGAGTTTAGTCGGCAGTTTCTCATCAAGCAGGGTGACCAATCTGCACTTGCAGAGCTAAATCTCGGCAAATTCCACGTAAAAATTGATGGAAAAACCATTACGCGTGACTTTAGTGACGAGCTTTTGGTGTTATCAGGTACCCCTGACAACGCAGAGTTGGCCGAAAACATTATCGCTAAAGTAGGCGATGACCCGGCAGTATGGTTGCCAATTTTTTTACAACATATAAAAACTGATCGAAGGGGAACATGAAAAAAATAATTCTTACAGTAATGATAGTAGTAATTTTTGGAACTTCAAATTCTACAGCAGAACTTTATTGGTTTAGAAAAAATGCATATCTGGATAATAATAAAACGGGTAATAGTAGAACAGTAATGCTTAATATAAAACCAGTACGTCTTATGAATCTTGTTGATTTAACAAAACAAGAGCCTCCACTGAATAAAGAGCAGCTTGAACAAACAAAAAAAACAAATCAATTTATAACAGGTAATCGGAATTTTGCCGCTGAAAATTTTAAGACTATGCAAACAGATTTAGGCAGCTTTTTTCTTAAAGATCCACAATTAATCTACAAGATAAATAACCATCCAACTATATCCGCATCACTCAAAGGTATTTTGCAAGAAGAAGAAATATCTACAACTGTTCGTGAATCGCGCAACTCTATCAAAAAACGCACCCAATATGCAGCAGTTATTGATAAAGCTGTAAGTTTACAAACTTTTCAGGAAACAGAAAATCGTTTTAAGCAAATCTCTGGACTCCTAAAAAAAATAAATGCAACAACTGACTTAAAAGACATTGCAGAACTACAGGCACACATAAAAGGAATGCTCGCCATGATCCAAAACGAAGCAACAAAATTACAGATGGTTGCCTATTCACGCAATGCAGAACAAACTCTTATCAAGCAGCAAAAACAAAAACGTAACATGAAAATCTTAAACAGTGAAAATAAAGCAATGCCCACTATACGATTTATACGATAAACTATCTATAACAAACATTTATGCCATTGATCGTTTTTCATCTTAGAAATAAAGATTTCGCATAGTATCTAGTGGTCTCTTTAAAATTCTAGAGAACGCAAAAAAATTTAATCTACCTAAAAACGATTCCAAAGACAAATGCTTAGTTAAATGGATTGTATAAATACGAATAAACACACAGCATGCATCAATGTCCTAAGTGATGGAAAAACAGAAATTTGTTAAAGGGGAATATCATGGATTTTGTAATGTTCACGCAGCTTTTCAATAAAATTGATCAGGTAACAGCAACATACGTTACAGATATTTCATCAAAAGCAATCATTGCAATTACACCCATTGTGTCAATTGGGCTCACTATAGCTTTCATCACATATGGATGGCTCATCATCCGGGGCACTGTAGATATGCCCATCGTTGAATTTATTAACCATTGTTTGAGAGTGAGCATTATTACTTCAATTGCTCTCACTGCAGGGCTTTACCAAAATGAAATAGCCAATTTAATTACAAAAATGCCCAATGACTTGTTACATGCATTGATGCCCACCGCACCCCAAAATGCCGACTTTATCGAATTGATAAACAAAGTGGCCGAAAATGGGTTTAAGCGAGCAAGCGAAGCTTTCGAAGAAGCTGCTTTCTTAAATTCTGAGGGGCTTCTGTACGGTCTCTTCGGCATTCTCATCTTACTTGCAACAAGTTTCTTAGCCGCAATTGGCGGTGGATTCATTTTGTTAGCAAAAATCGCACTTATACTTCTCATCGGTCTTGGACCGTTCTTTATCATTGCCTTACTTTGGCAACCAACCTATCACTTTTTCGAACAATGGATCGCTCAGATCTTAAACTACACAGTTCTTATTACACTTTTGGCTACTGTATTTAAACTTATGATGAGCATCTTTGCAAATTACATGAATGATTTGCAATTTGATGGTCACCAGAATGTCAGTTATGCACTTGGTGGTGTTCTCATCTTATCTATTCTCTCCATTATGCTGTTGTTCAAACTATCAAGCATTGCGAGTGCCTTGGCAAGAGGTGTTACATTTGGACACCTCTGGAGATTAAATAGCGTAGGAAATAATGCTTTCCGTGACAGATATATAAGAAAATAACAAAAACCCCTATAACATAGTAACAAATACCTACGTTACAGTTAATATTTTCATGACTAAAAACAATCACAAAGCATACGTTTTATTTTATAATCAAAATTGAAATAAAGATAAAAAAGTGTTAGAGGTATATATTTAAATTAAAGAGAGGGGTATTATAAAATGAAAGTGATCAGTTTTATACTTTTGATTGCGAGTTTTTTATCCGCTTGCGGATTGGCTCCAAAACCAAAGCAACCCAATAATTGGAACCGTGTGCCTATTAACAAAACCCTCCCTGCCGAAACTCAGTGAGGTATAATATGAAAAAAATAATCACCACAATAACAGCAATAACAATGGTAGTAATTTCTGTAACTCCAAGTTTCGCAATATTTTTGTGGGGAGCAGGATCTGCAGATTTAAAAGCAGGAGTTCCTGCTTTGCCTGGTAGTTTTTTTAAGAAAAATTCTCCCCCCAAAAAAACACCTCCAAAACCTCCTATAGTTATACCGTCTCTTACACAAAAACTTCTTACAGAACTCATTGATTTAACAAAACAAAGACTTGAGCAAAATAAAGAGCAGCTTGAGCAAACAAAAAAAACAAATCAATTTATAACAGGTAATCGGAATTTTGCCGCTGAAAATTTTAAGACTATGCAAACAGATTTAGGCAGCTTTTTTCTTAAAGATCCACAATTAATCTACAAGATAAATAACCATCCAACTATATCCGCATCACTCAAAGGTATTTTGCAAGAAGAAGAAATACCTATAACTGTTCGTGAATCGCGCAACTCTATCAAAAAACGCACCCAATATGCAGCAGTTATTGATAAAGCTGTAAGTTTACAAACTTTTCAGGAAACAGAAAATCGTTTTAAGCAAATCTCTGGACTCCTAAAAAAAATAGATACAACAACTGACTTAAAAGGCATTGCAGAACTACAAGCAGGCATAAAAGGAATGCTCGCCATGATCAAAAATGAAGCAACAAAATTACAGATGGTTGCCTATTCACGCAATGCAGAACAAACTCTTATCAAGCAGCAAAAACAAAAACGTAACATGAAAATCTTAAACAGTGAAAATAAAGCAATGCCCACTATACGATTTATACGATAAACTATCTATAACAAACATTTATGCCATTGATCGTTTTTCATCTTAGAAATAAAGATTTCGCATAGTATCTAGTGGTCTCTTTAAAATTCTAGAGAACGCAAAAAAATTTAATCTACCTAAAAACGATTCCAAAGACAAATGCTTAGTTAAATGGATTGTATAAATACGAATAAACACACAGCATGCATCAATGTCCTAAGTGATGGAAAAACAGAAATTTGTTAAAGGGGAATATCATGGATTTTGTAATGTTCACGCAGCTTTTCAATAAAATTGATCAGGTAACAGCAACATACGTTACAGATATTTCATCAAAAGCAATCATTGCAATTACACCCATTGTGTCAATTGGGCTCACTATAGCTTTCATCACATATGGATGGCTCATCATCCGGGGCACTGTAGATATGCCCATCGTTGAATTTATTAACCATTGTTTGAGAGTGAGCATTATTACTTCAATTGCTCTCACTGCAGGGCTTTACCAAAATGAAATAGCCAATTTAATTACAAAAATGCCCAATGACTTGTTACATGCATTGATGCCCACCGCACCCCAAAATGCCGACTTTATCGAATTGATAAACAAAGTGGCCGAAAATGGGTTTAAGCGAGCAAGCGAAGCTTTCGAAGAAGCTGCTTTCTTAAATTCTGAGGGGCTTCTGTACGGTCTCTTCGGCATTCTCATCTTACTTGCAACAAGTTTCTTAGCCGCAATTGGCGGTGGATTCATTTTGTTAGCAAAAATCGCACTTATACTTCTCATCGGTCTTGGACCGTTCTTTATCATTGCCTTACTTTGGCAACCAACCTATCACTTTTTCGAACAATGGATCGCTCAGATCTTAAACTACACAGTTCTTATTACACTTTTGGCTACTGTATTTAAACTTATGATGAGCATCTTTGCAAATTACATGAATGATTTGCAATTTGATGGTCACCAGAATGTCAGTTATGCACTTGGTGGTGTTCTCATCTTATCTATTCTCTCCATTATGCTGTTGTTCAAACTATCAAGCATTGCGAGTGCCTTGGCAAGAGGTGTTACATTTGGACACCTCTGGAGATTAAATAGCGTAGGAAATAATGCTTTCCGTGACAGATATATAAGAAAATAACAAAAACCCCTATAACATAGTAACAAATACCTACGTTACAGTTAATATTTTCATGACTAAAAACAATCACAAAGCATACGTTTTATTTTATAATCAAAATTGAAATAAAGATAAAAAAGTGTTAGAGGTATATATTTAAATTAAAGAGAGGGGTATTATAAAATGAAAGTGATCAGTTTTATACTTTTGATTGCGAGTTTTTTATCCGCTTGCGGATTGGCTCCAAAACCAAAGCAACCCAATAATTGGAACCGTGTGCCTATTAACAAAACCCTCCCTGCCGAAACTCAGTGAGGTATAATATGAAAAAAATAATCACCACAATAACAGCAATAACAATGGTAGTAATTTCTGTAACTCCAAGTTTAACGCAAACACGTTATTTCCCTAATTTTTTTTATTGGTTTAGCTCCCCAAAGAAACCAACACCTCCAACTCCCCCAAAACCTCCTATAGTTAAGCCGTCTCCTATACCAAAACTTCTTACAGAACTCATTGATTTAACAAAACAAAAACTTGAGCAAAATAAAGAGCAGCTTGAACAAACAAAAAAAACAAATCAATTTATAACAGGTAATCGGAATTTTACCGCTGAAAATTTTAAGACTATGCAAACAGATTTAGGCAGCTTTTTTCTTAAAGATCCACAATTAATCTACAAGATAAATAACCATCCAACGACATCCGTATCATTCAAAGATATTTTGCAAGAAGAAGAAATATCTACAACTGTTCGTGAGTCGCGCAACTCTATCAAAAAACGCATTCAGAATGCAGCAGTTATTGATAAAGCTGTAAGTTTACAAACTTTTCAGGAAACAGAAAATCGTTTTAAGCAAATCTCTGGACTCGTAGAAAAAATAAATGCAACAGCTGACTTAAAAGGCATTGCAGAACTACAAGCACGCATAAAAGGAATTCTAGCCATGATCGAAAACGAAACAACAAAATTGCAGATGGTCGCCCATTCACGCGATGCAGAACAAACTCTTATCAAGCAGCAAAAACAAAAACGTAACATGAAAATCTTAAACAGTGAAAATAAAGCAATGCCCACTATACGATTTACACGATAAAAACTTCACAGCAACTCATTTATTGTATTTCACTGTAGGTTCTTTTAATAACTGTACTCAGTCTTATGACAAGACGATCATACGCACTGCGTTAATCTATAAATAGTTAACAGAAAGTATAAACGACATGTGCAAAAACGCAAATTATATACACTTAGAAAGAAGATTTTACCCTTTCCAATACTTTCATCGTGCTATTTCTAAACTATACTTCAAGTATATTAACTGGAAAAATACGTCATATTTTAACACTTCTAAATTACATAGAATAGGAAATACTTTCTCTCTCACTAATCAGATAATCAAAATCCAACCACTTATAAGATATTATTGATATAGAAAATAAAAACGATTAAAAATTACATAATTTATAATCAAAATTGAAATTATAGTAGAGATATGTTAGGGTATCTAA
It encodes:
- the korA gene encoding KorA family transcriptional regulator; protein product: MKMIEQNSVDIAFSQKAAREITIVMRSEREWYFTFVADDPITGKPNKYTLLTQRGKLRTWADPKYLFKFLHERGVFYGNFELNQDEKHETNKYSSNNSS
- a CDS encoding trwN protein; translation: MTLQNFMTLAAVCASTVHPPTFLTVAMQESKDDIRAINMRDHYTLSYKFSTLKEAIKTSECLEQNRHNFDINWGQFNVRNLKWLGVSFSDVFYPCKDLKVVRTALTHSYEQKTSKYNSERTELQSVINFYNLENFRSGFTGTYIPKTAFYVEGEASVLISEESQESAKLHTRKQEQHINTDALPPPSEELADVFTHKASGVRDAFVEEGLSSLERQQE
- a CDS encoding TrwH protein; this encodes MKVISFILLIASFLSACGLAPKPKQPNNWNRVPINKTLPAETQ
- the trwL gene encoding VirB2 family type IV secretion system major pilin TrwL, encoding MKQLNTLQTAISKRSNAIVAATSAFFITHSAHAQAAGLNNAKKALDEFKKQLDIIIPIGAAVILLCLAIGYAGRYIEKDTFVRWAIGVVIAGSAVEIAKLLFTGAA
- a CDS encoding type IV secretion system protein is translated as MKKIILTVMIVVIFGTSNSTAELYWFRKNAYLDNNKTGNSRTVMLNIKPVRLMNLVDLTKQEPPLNKEQLEQTKKTNQFITGNRNFAAENFKTMQTDLGSFFLKDPQLIYKINNHPTISASLKGILQEEEISTTVRESRNSIKKRTQYAAVIDKAVSLQTFQETENRFKQISGLLKKINATTDLKDIAELQAHIKGMLAMIQNEATKLQMVAYSRNAEQTLIKQQKQKRNMKILNSENKAMPTIRFIR
- a CDS encoding type IV secretion system protein VirB3 yields the protein MKLKKHEAFPLFKGATRVPTIWGVPMMPLIVMVTGVATVAMTVNIFLWLIAPPLWFIMVQITKNDDKAFRIWWLWIDTKFRNRNKDFWGASSYSPSNYRKRR
- a CDS encoding type IV secretion system protein, whose translation is MKKIITTITAITMVVISVTPSFAIFLWGAGSADLKAGVPALPGSFFKKNSPPKKTPPKPPIVIPSLTQKLLTELIDLTKQRLEQNKEQLEQTKKTNQFITGNRNFAAENFKTMQTDLGSFFLKDPQLIYKINNHPTISASLKGILQEEEIPITVRESRNSIKKRTQYAAVIDKAVSLQTFQETENRFKQISGLLKKIDTTTDLKGIAELQAGIKGMLAMIKNEATKLQMVAYSRNAEQTLIKQQKQKRNMKILNSENKAMPTIRFIR
- the trwL gene encoding VirB2 family type IV secretion system major pilin TrwL, with translation MKRLLNFQLKSNDITNIIAATITVFFISNPVYAQQATLDKAQKALEALKKDLIDKIIPLAAAVILLCLAIGYAGRYIEKDTFVRWAIGVVIAGSAAEIATMLFKS
- a CDS encoding conjugal transfer protein, which encodes MEQLNILQAKMSKRIHTLVIIPIMLLMTQVAYSQTKNRSIDIFIGMQYGLSMVIPIVGAVLLLLLLLIYLFRIISKATFIRWSFSVIMASAAFYISSLLFYIN
- a CDS encoding type IV secretion system protein, translating into MDFVMFTQLFNKIDQVTATYVTDISSKAIIAITPIVSIGLTIAFITYGWLIIRGTVDMPIVEFINHCLRVSIITSIALTAGLYQNEIANLITKMPNDLLHALMPTAPQNADFIELINKVAENGFKRASEAFEEAAFLNSEGLLYGLFGILILLATSFLAAIGGGFILLAKIALILLIGLGPFFIIALLWQPTYHFFEQWIAQILNYTVLITLLATVFKLMMSIFANYMNDLQFDGHQNVSYALGGVLILSILSIMLLFKLSSIASALARGVTFGHLWRLNSVGNNAFRDRYIRK
- the trwL gene encoding VirB2 family type IV secretion system major pilin TrwL, which translates into the protein MKQFNNFQLKNSNRFVVIFASITVFCMSHPAYAELKNAKNALEKLKAELIDKIIPLAAAVILLCLAIGYAGRYIEKDTFVRWAIGVIIAGSATQIATLLFTGK
- the trwL gene encoding VirB2 family type IV secretion system major pilin TrwL, producing MKQTNTLLTIVRNRSIATAAAVTVFLMVHPLYAQAQNLNNAKTVLEKFQEELGKIIPVAAAVILLCLAIGYAGRYIEKDTFVRWAIGVVIAGSAAEIANMLFKVA
- a CDS encoding H-NS histone family protein; this translates as MNNLKNMNFDELQEMRTQIEVELKKRQAKEKQNARRKILEIASAHGINIADLVNKERYYRNPNNQWELWNGRGRRPKWIKEWLENGYTLEELEVT